The Hymenobacter sp. 5317J-9 genome has a window encoding:
- the ppsA gene encoding phosphoenolpyruvate synthase, translating into MATAPFTLFFRDITTDQVAQVGGKNASLGEMFNRLNGQGINVPNGFATTAEAYNLFLDENRLREPLTALLAGLDTREFSNLAEVGARARALVRAATLPAPVATAITEAYHELRAGYEHEIQVAVRSSATAEDLPTASFAGQHDSFLDVRSGAGVLEACHKCFLSLFNDRAIKYRVQNGFEHLKVALSVGVQTMVRSDLAAAGVAFTIEPETGHENLLYLTGSWGLGENVVQGAVNPDEFYLFKPALRAGQRALVRKQLGSKALTMRYATGPDAGPAGIRNTDTPAERRAEFVLSDAEVEQLGRWCLQIEAHYGLPMDIEWAKDGLNSELYIVQARPETVHHGRRALRLHEYRLLARGPVLATGKAVGSQIATGTARLIDSPADGHRLQPGDILVTNSTSPDWNAVLKKASVIVTNQGGRTSHAAIVARELGLSAVVGTLDATLKIRDGQRITVSCAEGDEGQVFDGELAFEQTEVDLEHLARPHTKPLLILADPDRALALARYPSQGVGLLRMEFIINNAIRIHPMALVAFDQLTDPRARAEITALTEQYPSKPEYFIEKLAEALGFVAAAFYPREVIVRLSDFKTNEYANLLGGRQFEPEEENPMLGFRGASRYYSPQYREGFRLECEALKRVRHDMGLANVKVMVPFCRTVAEGRQVLDLMADFGLKQGDDGLEVYVMAEIPSNVILAEEFAQVFDGFSIGSNDLTQLTLGLDRDSAIVSPLFDERNEAVLRLLAQVIGAAKAHGRPIGLCGQAPSDHPEMARFLVEHGIDSISFTPDALLRGMANMVQAEEVAVH; encoded by the coding sequence ATGGCAACTGCTCCGTTCACCCTGTTTTTCCGAGACATCACCACCGACCAAGTGGCGCAGGTGGGCGGCAAGAATGCCTCCCTGGGCGAGATGTTCAACCGCCTCAACGGCCAGGGCATCAACGTGCCGAACGGCTTTGCCACCACGGCCGAAGCCTACAACCTGTTTCTAGACGAAAACCGCCTGCGCGAGCCCCTCACGGCCCTGCTGGCCGGCCTCGATACCCGGGAATTCAGCAACCTGGCCGAAGTAGGGGCCCGGGCCCGGGCGCTGGTGCGCGCGGCCACGCTGCCCGCCCCGGTGGCCACGGCCATCACGGAGGCCTACCACGAGCTGCGCGCCGGCTACGAGCACGAGATTCAGGTGGCGGTGCGCAGCAGCGCCACGGCCGAAGACCTGCCCACGGCCAGCTTTGCGGGCCAGCACGACTCTTTTCTGGACGTGCGTAGCGGGGCCGGCGTGCTGGAGGCTTGCCATAAGTGTTTCCTTTCGCTGTTCAACGACCGGGCCATCAAGTATCGGGTGCAGAACGGCTTCGAGCACCTGAAAGTGGCCCTTTCGGTGGGCGTGCAAACCATGGTGCGCTCCGATTTGGCCGCGGCTGGCGTGGCCTTCACCATCGAGCCCGAAACCGGCCACGAAAACCTGCTCTACCTCACCGGCAGCTGGGGCCTGGGCGAAAACGTGGTGCAGGGCGCCGTGAACCCCGACGAGTTTTACCTTTTCAAGCCCGCGCTGCGGGCGGGGCAGCGGGCGCTGGTGCGCAAGCAGCTGGGCAGCAAGGCCCTCACCATGCGCTACGCCACCGGCCCCGACGCCGGCCCGGCGGGCATTCGCAACACCGACACGCCCGCCGAGCGCCGGGCCGAGTTCGTGCTCAGCGATGCCGAGGTGGAGCAGCTGGGCCGCTGGTGCCTGCAGATAGAAGCGCACTACGGCCTGCCCATGGACATTGAATGGGCCAAAGACGGCCTCAACAGCGAGCTGTACATCGTGCAGGCCCGTCCGGAAACCGTGCACCACGGCCGCCGGGCGCTGCGCCTGCACGAGTACCGCCTGCTGGCGCGCGGCCCAGTGCTGGCCACCGGCAAGGCCGTGGGCAGCCAGATTGCCACCGGCACGGCCCGCCTCATCGACTCGCCGGCCGACGGCCACCGCCTGCAGCCCGGCGACATTCTCGTGACCAACAGCACCAGCCCCGATTGGAACGCCGTGCTGAAAAAGGCTTCCGTCATCGTCACGAACCAGGGCGGGCGCACCAGCCACGCGGCCATTGTGGCGCGCGAGCTGGGCCTGTCGGCCGTGGTGGGCACGCTGGACGCCACCCTGAAAATCCGGGACGGGCAGCGCATCACCGTGTCCTGCGCCGAAGGCGACGAGGGGCAGGTGTTCGACGGCGAGCTGGCTTTTGAGCAAACCGAAGTGGACCTGGAGCACCTGGCCCGGCCCCACACCAAGCCCCTGCTCATCCTCGCCGACCCCGACCGGGCGCTGGCGCTGGCCCGCTACCCCAGCCAGGGCGTGGGCCTGCTGCGCATGGAGTTCATCATCAACAATGCCATTCGCATTCACCCCATGGCCCTGGTGGCCTTCGACCAGCTCACCGACCCGCGGGCCCGCGCCGAAATCACGGCCCTCACCGAGCAGTACCCCAGCAAGCCCGAGTATTTTATTGAAAAGCTGGCCGAGGCGTTGGGCTTCGTGGCGGCGGCCTTCTACCCGCGCGAAGTCATCGTGCGCCTGAGCGACTTCAAAACCAACGAGTACGCCAACCTGCTGGGCGGGCGGCAGTTTGAGCCCGAAGAGGAAAACCCCATGCTGGGCTTCCGGGGTGCCAGCCGCTACTACAGCCCGCAGTACCGCGAAGGCTTCCGGCTGGAGTGCGAGGCCCTGAAGCGCGTGCGCCACGACATGGGCCTCGCCAACGTGAAGGTGATGGTGCCCTTCTGCCGCACCGTGGCCGAGGGCCGGCAGGTGCTCGACCTCATGGCCGACTTCGGCCTGAAGCAGGGCGACGACGGCCTGGAAGTGTACGTGATGGCCGAAATTCCGAGCAACGTCATCCTGGCCGAGGAGTTTGCGCAGGTGTTCGACGGCTTCTCCATCGGCTCCAACGACCTCACCCAGCTCACCCTGGGCCTCGACCGCGACTCGGCCATCGTGAGCCCCTTGTTCGACGAGCGCAACGAGGCCGTGCTGCGGCTGCTGGCCCAGGTTATCGGGGCGGCTAAGGCCCACGGCCGGCCCATCGGCCTCTGCGGCCAAGCCCCGAGCGACCACCCGGAAATGGCCCGCTTCCTGGTCGAGCACGGCATCGACAGCATTTCCTTCACGCCCGACGCCCTGCTCCGGGGCATGGCCAACATGGTGCAGGCCGAGGAAGTGGCGGTGCACTGA
- a CDS encoding L,D-transpeptidase family protein — MIPLSALVVMRRCLMLSLAAVLPWCSPAPSETHSSASQPGQSKSTASPPAQDVPVAPLLQALLDTAAAGSARAADACLGLQAGPEVRAFYNPTYEPIWTTADSLTTDAAAAWQQLSRAAELGLPADYLPAALVALRDSLALPADPGRRSWQRARLELQLSDAVLRLMRDLHRGRLRPQAEPAWARGGAKWQPVAALRAALGQGAVPAAMLAGQPTTREYRQLQAALARWLARPVPPDSAAAHRARYQQAALNLERWRWEAWAPTPEYLLVNLPAYELQVVARDSVRRRHRVIIGKPETPTPTLSSAVRYFTLAPDWHVPRSIATKEMLPLLKQDPGYLALNNLALYDQQGRSLDPFAMNWRAVTAQNFPYTIRQSAGCDNALGNVVFRFANPYTVYLHDTPMRQFFAAPARAFSHGCVRLAEPLALAAYLLRREGRPVRLPSEAECARQPTPRDVRLIRPMPIFIRYATCTAENGRLRFFADVYGRDESVRRALFGPDENQAPR; from the coding sequence GTGATTCCATTATCTGCCCTGGTTGTGATGCGCCGCTGCCTGATGCTGAGCCTGGCGGCGGTGCTGCCGTGGTGCAGCCCGGCCCCCAGCGAAACGCACAGCTCCGCCAGCCAGCCCGGCCAAAGCAAGTCCACTGCCTCGCCGCCCGCGCAGGACGTGCCCGTGGCGCCGCTGCTGCAGGCCCTGCTCGATACCGCAGCGGCCGGCAGCGCCCGCGCCGCCGATGCCTGCCTGGGCCTGCAGGCCGGCCCCGAAGTGCGAGCTTTCTATAACCCGACCTACGAGCCCATCTGGACCACCGCCGACAGCCTCACCACCGATGCCGCGGCCGCCTGGCAACAGTTGAGCCGCGCCGCCGAGCTGGGCCTGCCTGCTGATTATCTGCCGGCTGCGCTGGTCGCCCTGCGCGATTCGCTGGCGCTGCCGGCCGACCCGGGTCGGCGCAGCTGGCAGCGTGCCCGACTGGAACTGCAGCTCAGCGACGCCGTGCTGCGGCTGATGCGCGACCTGCACCGCGGCCGCCTGCGCCCGCAGGCCGAGCCCGCCTGGGCCAGGGGAGGGGCGAAGTGGCAGCCCGTGGCTGCCCTCCGGGCCGCGCTGGGCCAGGGCGCAGTGCCGGCCGCCATGCTCGCGGGCCAGCCCACCACTCGCGAGTACCGCCAGCTGCAGGCGGCGCTGGCGCGGTGGCTGGCCCGGCCCGTGCCGCCCGACTCGGCCGCCGCGCACCGCGCCCGTTACCAGCAGGCCGCCCTCAACCTGGAGCGCTGGCGCTGGGAAGCCTGGGCGCCCACGCCGGAATACCTCCTCGTGAACCTGCCCGCTTACGAGCTGCAGGTGGTGGCCCGCGACTCGGTGCGGCGGCGCCACCGCGTCATCATCGGCAAGCCCGAAACGCCCACGCCCACGCTTAGCAGTGCCGTGCGCTACTTCACGCTGGCGCCCGACTGGCACGTGCCGCGCTCCATTGCCACCAAGGAAATGCTGCCCCTTCTGAAGCAGGACCCCGGCTACCTGGCCCTGAACAATCTGGCCCTGTACGACCAGCAGGGCCGCTCACTCGACCCCTTTGCCATGAATTGGCGGGCGGTGACGGCCCAAAACTTTCCGTACACCATCCGGCAGTCGGCAGGCTGCGACAACGCCCTTGGCAACGTGGTGTTCCGCTTCGCCAACCCCTACACCGTGTACCTGCACGACACGCCCATGCGGCAGTTTTTTGCCGCGCCGGCCCGGGCCTTCAGCCACGGCTGCGTGCGCTTAGCCGAGCCCCTGGCGCTGGCCGCCTACCTGCTGCGCCGCGAGGGCCGCCCGGTGCGCCTGCCCAGCGAGGCCGAGTGCGCCCGTCAGCCCACGCCCCGCGACGTCCGTCTAATCCGGCCCATGCCCATCTTCATTCGCTACGCCACCTGCACCGCCGAAAACGGCCGCCTGCGGTTCTTTGCCGACGTGTACGGACGCGACGAGAGCGTGCGGCGGGCGCTGTTTGGGCCTGATGAAAATCAGGCCCCGAGGTAA
- a CDS encoding universal stress protein: MKPNLVVLTDFSRAAERARVYAAVLAAAIDAELHLVHVFLPLPIATEYGQVLPVLDTEYVPDTTRSLQQVARALPVPATAEVLEADWPGAIEEALAKYRPVLVVAGLTAASNWLSEWLSNRAQPLAHQTGYPLLLVPEHLPDAALRLPRRLALAVEDRPFVLVPQARAVAPLLDALAPDAVAVTVLTRDESIRGWAGLHAAQTCGLMATMPGCGLHKVVGEEPAPGLLHAVADLEADWLALLDIGHGLLHKLFSGSVIDQVLRRTPVPVLLLAATQPTPSPAPLRP; this comes from the coding sequence ATGAAACCCAATCTGGTTGTGCTGACCGATTTTTCGCGGGCCGCCGAGCGCGCCCGCGTCTACGCTGCCGTGCTGGCCGCGGCCATCGACGCCGAACTGCACCTGGTGCACGTGTTTTTGCCGCTGCCCATCGCCACCGAGTACGGCCAGGTGCTGCCCGTGCTGGACACCGAGTACGTGCCCGATACCACCCGCAGCCTGCAGCAGGTGGCCCGCGCGCTGCCCGTACCCGCCACGGCCGAAGTGCTGGAAGCCGACTGGCCCGGCGCCATCGAAGAAGCCCTGGCCAAGTACCGCCCCGTGCTGGTGGTGGCCGGCCTCACGGCCGCTTCCAACTGGCTCAGCGAGTGGCTCAGCAACCGCGCCCAGCCCCTGGCCCACCAAACCGGCTACCCGCTGCTGCTGGTGCCCGAGCACCTGCCCGACGCGGCCCTGCGCCTGCCGCGGCGCCTGGCCCTGGCCGTGGAAGACCGGCCGTTTGTGCTGGTGCCACAGGCACGGGCCGTGGCCCCGCTGCTCGACGCCCTGGCCCCCGACGCGGTGGCCGTGACCGTGCTGACGCGCGATGAAAGCATTCGCGGCTGGGCGGGCCTGCACGCGGCCCAAACCTGCGGCCTGATGGCCACCATGCCCGGCTGCGGCCTGCACAAAGTGGTGGGAGAGGAGCCCGCGCCCGGCCTGCTGCACGCCGTGGCCGACCTGGAAGCCGATTGGCTGGCCTTGCTCGATATTGGCCATGGCCTGCTGCACAAGCTGTTCAGCGGCAGCGTCATCGACCAGGTGCTGCGCCGCACCCCCGTGCCCGTGCTGCTGCTGGCAGCCACGCAGCCCACGCCCAGCCCGGCGCCCCTGCGGCCCTGA
- a CDS encoding cation-translocating P-type ATPase — MMEPALAVERGLPDADVARSRAAHGRNVVAAEDSSGWRATAREVVTEPMFLLLLVACGLYFGLGHTAEGVTLVVALLAVAGISLYQSVRSNQALQALRELTQPRAQVWRSGELRAVPAADLVVGDAVLVEEGERIPADGRVDSANDFAVDEAILTGEAVPVAKAPADAVYAGTSAVSGSAWLTLTAVGAGTELGRIGGSLHAIATEKTPLQLQVSHFVRRMAWAGLGAFAVVWGVNYARTGDWATALLFGLTLAMSLLPEEIPVAFSSFMALGAARLSRAGVLTKQPQTVESLGSASVICVDKTGTITQAGMRVASLFDGATGELLPLPAALSTTAAAVLAYARWASETAPFDPMEKAIVEAWAATAPGLNAADFPLVHEYPLAGTPPMMTHVRRRPAGPPVVAAKGAVEQVLAVCRGLDAGQAEQVRAVARQLSEQGLRVLGVAQAEAPKGDFPASQDDFDWEFLGLVALENPPKENAAAVLRAFGQAGIQVKMITGDFPATAQAIARQVGLPGADALLTGAEVLALDEAALRQRVGGTAVFARMFPEAKLRVVNALKANGEVVAMTGDGVNDGPALKAAHIGVAMGRRGSEVARQAASLVLVDDDLSGMVTAVAQGRRIYQNLQKAISYIVAIHLPIVATVAVPLLAGWPLANLLGPVHVIFLELVMGPTCSIAFENEPAEAGQMHAPPRAPEDAFLGGWALGRSLLQGLGIAAAVLGVYYAAMRAGRPVAEVRTLVFATLVLSNLVLTLVNRSFSQPLWRTLAVPNRLLWLMLALALALLLVSLWVPAARALFGFAPVPAAELGGCALAALLGAGALEVYKLLKKG, encoded by the coding sequence ATGATGGAACCAGCCTTGGCGGTTGAAAGAGGCCTGCCCGATGCGGACGTGGCCCGCTCGCGGGCGGCGCACGGCCGCAATGTCGTGGCCGCCGAAGATTCCTCCGGGTGGCGGGCCACGGCGCGGGAGGTGGTTACCGAGCCCATGTTTTTGCTGCTGCTGGTGGCGTGTGGGCTGTATTTTGGCCTGGGCCACACCGCCGAGGGCGTGACGCTGGTGGTGGCTCTGCTGGCCGTGGCGGGCATCTCGCTCTACCAAAGCGTGCGCAGTAATCAAGCCCTGCAGGCCCTGCGCGAGCTCACCCAGCCCCGCGCCCAGGTGTGGCGCAGCGGCGAGCTCCGGGCCGTGCCCGCCGCCGACCTGGTGGTGGGCGATGCCGTGCTGGTGGAAGAAGGCGAGCGCATTCCGGCCGACGGCCGCGTGGACAGCGCCAACGACTTTGCCGTGGACGAGGCCATCCTGACCGGCGAGGCCGTGCCGGTGGCCAAAGCCCCGGCCGACGCCGTGTACGCCGGCACCAGCGCCGTATCGGGCAGCGCCTGGCTCACCCTCACGGCCGTGGGCGCCGGCACCGAGCTGGGCCGCATCGGCGGGAGCCTGCACGCCATTGCTACTGAAAAAACACCTCTGCAGCTCCAGGTGAGCCATTTTGTGCGGCGCATGGCCTGGGCGGGGCTGGGCGCCTTTGCCGTGGTGTGGGGCGTGAACTACGCCCGCACCGGCGACTGGGCCACGGCCCTGCTCTTCGGCCTCACGCTGGCCATGTCCTTGCTGCCGGAGGAAATTCCAGTGGCCTTCAGCAGCTTCATGGCCTTGGGCGCGGCCCGCTTGAGCCGGGCCGGCGTGCTCACCAAGCAGCCCCAAACCGTGGAAAGCCTGGGCTCGGCCTCGGTGATTTGCGTGGACAAAACCGGCACCATCACCCAGGCGGGCATGCGCGTGGCCAGCCTCTTCGACGGGGCCACCGGCGAGCTGCTGCCCCTGCCCGCGGCCTTGTCGACCACCGCCGCGGCCGTGCTGGCCTACGCCCGCTGGGCCAGCGAAACCGCCCCCTTCGACCCCATGGAAAAAGCCATTGTGGAAGCCTGGGCCGCTACTGCGCCCGGATTGAACGCGGCTGATTTTCCGCTGGTGCACGAGTACCCGCTGGCCGGCACCCCGCCCATGATGACGCACGTGCGGCGCCGCCCCGCCGGCCCGCCGGTCGTGGCCGCCAAGGGCGCCGTGGAGCAAGTACTGGCTGTGTGCCGAGGGCTGGATGCCGGGCAGGCTGAGCAAGTGCGCGCCGTGGCCCGGCAACTCTCGGAACAGGGGCTGCGGGTGCTGGGCGTGGCGCAGGCCGAGGCCCCGAAGGGGGATTTTCCGGCCAGCCAGGACGACTTCGACTGGGAGTTTCTGGGCTTGGTGGCGCTCGAAAACCCGCCCAAGGAAAACGCGGCGGCCGTGCTGCGGGCCTTCGGGCAGGCCGGCATTCAGGTGAAGATGATAACCGGCGACTTCCCGGCCACGGCCCAGGCCATTGCCCGCCAGGTGGGCCTGCCCGGCGCCGATGCCCTGCTGACTGGTGCCGAAGTGCTGGCCCTCGACGAGGCCGCGCTGCGCCAGCGCGTGGGCGGCACGGCCGTGTTTGCGCGCATGTTTCCGGAGGCCAAGCTGCGCGTGGTGAACGCCCTGAAAGCCAACGGTGAAGTGGTGGCCATGACCGGCGACGGCGTGAACGACGGCCCCGCCCTCAAGGCCGCCCACATTGGGGTGGCCATGGGCCGGCGCGGCAGCGAGGTGGCCCGGCAGGCCGCCTCCCTGGTGCTGGTGGACGACGACCTGAGTGGCATGGTGACGGCCGTGGCGCAGGGCCGCCGCATCTACCAGAACCTGCAAAAGGCCATTTCCTACATCGTGGCCATTCACCTGCCCATTGTGGCCACGGTGGCGGTGCCGCTGCTGGCCGGCTGGCCGCTGGCTAACCTGCTGGGCCCGGTGCACGTCATTTTTCTGGAGTTGGTGATGGGCCCCACCTGCTCCATTGCCTTCGAGAACGAGCCGGCCGAGGCCGGGCAGATGCACGCCCCGCCCCGGGCGCCGGAGGACGCGTTTCTGGGCGGCTGGGCGCTGGGGCGCAGCTTGCTGCAGGGGCTGGGCATTGCCGCGGCGGTGCTGGGCGTGTACTACGCGGCCATGCGGGCGGGGCGGCCGGTGGCCGAAGTGCGCACGCTGGTGTTTGCCACGCTGGTGCTGAGCAACCTGGTGCTCACGCTGGTGAACCGCTCGTTTTCGCAGCCGCTGTGGCGCACGCTGGCGGTGCCCAACCGCCTGCTCTGGCTGATGCTGGCCCTGGCGCTGGCCCTGTTGCTGGTGAGCTTGTGGGTGCCGGCCGCGCGGGCACTGTTCGGCTTCGCGCCCGTGCCAGCCGCCGAGCTGGGCGGCTGCGCCCTGGCCGCGCTGTTGGGCGCCGGCGCCCTGGAAGTGTACAAGCTGCTGAAGAAAGGATAG
- a CDS encoding ATP-binding cassette domain-containing protein produces MQPDSIVQEMPAAAVPSSAAEAVLTVAHLNKSFGDNHVLHDFSLALRRGENVVVLGKSGSGKSVLIKCIIGLLAPDAGQITVLGQDVATLGHEVMDRLRAKVGFLFQSNALYDSMTVRDNLLFPLRRHWLAHGPAEEAALVRQALADVGLEHTADMMPAELSGGMRKRIALARTLILRPEIILYDEPTTGLDPVTAREISHLIREVQQKYHTSALVISHDMSCVRLVADRVVLLVDGRCYAEGSYEELAVAADPKVHEFFA; encoded by the coding sequence ATGCAACCCGACTCCATCGTCCAGGAAATGCCCGCCGCGGCTGTCCCGTCGTCTGCCGCTGAGGCCGTGCTCACGGTGGCGCACCTGAATAAGTCGTTTGGCGACAACCACGTGCTGCACGACTTTTCGCTAGCCCTGCGCCGGGGCGAAAACGTGGTGGTGCTGGGCAAGTCGGGCTCGGGCAAGTCGGTGCTCATCAAGTGCATCATCGGCTTGCTTGCGCCCGATGCCGGCCAAATCACCGTGCTGGGCCAGGACGTGGCCACCCTTGGCCACGAAGTCATGGACCGGCTGCGGGCCAAGGTCGGCTTCCTGTTCCAGAGCAATGCCCTATATGATTCGATGACCGTGCGCGACAACCTGCTCTTTCCGCTGCGGCGGCACTGGCTGGCCCACGGCCCGGCCGAAGAAGCCGCTCTGGTGCGCCAGGCCCTGGCCGACGTGGGCCTGGAGCACACCGCCGACATGATGCCCGCCGAGCTCTCGGGCGGTATGCGTAAGCGCATCGCCCTGGCCCGCACCCTCATCCTGCGCCCCGAAATCATCCTCTACGACGAACCCACCACCGGCCTCGACCCGGTAACGGCCCGCGAAATCAGCCACTTAATCCGCGAAGTGCAGCAGAAATACCACACCTCGGCCCTCGTCATCTCGCACGACATGAGCTGCGTGCGCCTCGTGGCTGACCGCGTGGTGCTGCTTGTGGACGGCCGCTGCTACGCCGAAGGTTCTTATGAAGAGTTGGCCGTAGCAGCT
- a CDS encoding universal stress protein, whose product MALTLIVFSGFYEPARHAIRYAEILAQAVHGRVVLLHVNRVSLVDPYELVGAVGREYHRQELEGQTDTAAALQQLAQALRVPATVEMATDLLPDVARELAARYHPALFVLGQPDEDHPDFAGTAALCAELLRAGQFPVLAVPATAPTEQAPHRFLVAADREPFELSGPAQALRPALALLATSVVVGHVSDGVEDDDGCAAALQAVRASGLVEFSAPELRGYRSGDYADGVLTATQDTAADAVVVMARQRSFMSDLFHRSVTARLLEQSPVPVLVLPTASSRPRPTASELTVAAQQ is encoded by the coding sequence ATGGCCCTCACGCTCATCGTTTTCTCGGGGTTCTACGAGCCCGCCCGCCACGCCATCCGCTACGCCGAAATCCTGGCCCAGGCCGTGCACGGACGCGTGGTGCTGCTCCACGTCAATCGTGTTTCGCTGGTCGACCCCTACGAGCTGGTGGGGGCCGTGGGCCGCGAGTACCACCGCCAGGAGCTGGAAGGCCAGACCGACACGGCCGCCGCCCTGCAGCAGCTGGCCCAGGCCCTGCGCGTGCCCGCCACCGTGGAAATGGCCACCGACCTGCTGCCCGACGTGGCCCGCGAGCTGGCCGCCCGCTACCACCCGGCGCTGTTTGTGCTGGGCCAGCCCGACGAAGACCACCCCGACTTTGCCGGCACCGCCGCCCTGTGCGCCGAGCTGCTGCGGGCCGGCCAGTTTCCGGTGCTGGCCGTGCCGGCCACGGCCCCGACCGAGCAGGCGCCCCACCGCTTCTTGGTGGCGGCCGACCGCGAGCCCTTCGAGCTGTCGGGGCCGGCGCAGGCGCTGCGCCCGGCGCTGGCGCTGCTGGCCACCAGCGTGGTGGTGGGCCACGTGTCCGACGGCGTGGAGGACGACGACGGTTGCGCGGCCGCCCTCCAGGCCGTGCGCGCCAGCGGCCTGGTTGAGTTCAGCGCCCCCGAGCTGCGCGGCTACCGCAGCGGCGACTACGCCGACGGCGTGCTCACGGCCACCCAGGACACGGCCGCCGACGCGGTGGTCGTCATGGCCCGGCAGCGCAGCTTTATGAGCGACCTGTTCCACCGCAGCGTGACGGCCCGGCTGCTGGAGCAAAGCCCCGTGCCCGTGCTGGTGCTGCCCACGGCTTCGTCGCGGCCCCGCCCCACGGCCAGTGAGCTGACGGTGGCGGCGCAGCAGTAG
- a CDS encoding ABC transporter permease, producing MPAHALLAETGAIASFAGRFFREGFRPRYEVAELLHQCYVVGYQSLPMVGITGFIMGVVLTLQSRPTMAQFGAESWIPVMVGLTIIREMGPIITALIFAGKIGSSIGAELGSMRVTEQIDAMEVSGTNPFKYLVVTRVLATTLMLPVLTVLADAIALYASYLGINLKGTTTPALFVNNVLGGLTFGDVLPAFLKTFFFGFAVGLIGCYKGYFSDKGTEGVGQAANSAVVVASLVIFLLDLLAVQITGLLGLN from the coding sequence ATGCCTGCCCACGCCCTACTCGCCGAAACCGGCGCCATTGCCAGCTTTGCCGGGCGCTTTTTCCGCGAAGGGTTTCGGCCGCGGTATGAGGTGGCCGAGCTGCTGCACCAGTGCTACGTGGTGGGCTACCAGTCCTTGCCCATGGTGGGCATCACGGGCTTCATCATGGGCGTGGTGCTCACGCTGCAAAGCCGGCCCACCATGGCGCAGTTCGGGGCCGAGTCGTGGATTCCGGTGATGGTGGGGCTCACCATCATCCGTGAGATGGGGCCCATCATCACGGCCCTGATTTTTGCCGGCAAAATCGGGTCCAGCATTGGGGCCGAGCTGGGCTCGATGCGCGTGACCGAGCAGATTGACGCCATGGAAGTGTCGGGCACCAACCCCTTCAAGTACCTGGTGGTGACGCGGGTGCTGGCCACCACGCTCATGCTGCCCGTGCTCACGGTGCTGGCCGATGCCATTGCCCTCTACGCCTCCTACCTGGGCATCAACCTGAAAGGCACTACCACGCCGGCCCTGTTCGTGAACAACGTGCTGGGCGGGCTCACCTTCGGCGACGTGCTGCCGGCCTTTCTCAAAACGTTCTTTTTTGGCTTTGCCGTGGGCCTCATCGGCTGCTACAAGGGCTATTTCTCCGACAAGGGCACTGAGGGCGTGGGCCAGGCCGCCAACTCGGCCGTGGTGGTGGCTTCGCTGGTCATTTTCCTGCTCGACCTACTGGCCGTGCAAATCACCGGCCTGCTGGGGCTCAACTAA
- a CDS encoding universal stress protein, protein MSPSLVVLTDFFAVSNRALSYAAGLALPLNAHLVLLHVRHDGLLAPAEYHAGHTPEGEQRTRRALETLASAQPVPAEVDISDDYLPEAVQEVVRRHQPLLLVLGRPGLAHAPQEIIVSTAMDLLRQAQFPVLVVPTVGWDAFPPRRLLLAVDGEPFNLCHNQRVVQRLLQANEGTLDVVHITDDEHGRPDAADLLRSIRQNELVDEGPELSRLHELSRQRIAGGVLEEAARQEADLLVVVARRHSLLGSLFHRSVTAQLLQESPIPVLLLPAQD, encoded by the coding sequence ATGAGTCCGTCTTTAGTTGTCCTCACCGATTTTTTTGCCGTTTCCAACCGCGCACTTTCCTACGCCGCCGGGCTGGCCCTGCCGCTAAATGCCCACCTGGTGCTGCTGCACGTGCGCCACGACGGCCTGCTGGCGCCGGCCGAATACCACGCCGGCCACACCCCTGAGGGCGAGCAGCGCACTCGCCGGGCCCTCGAAACCCTGGCCTCGGCGCAGCCCGTGCCGGCCGAAGTTGATATTTCGGACGACTACCTGCCCGAGGCCGTGCAGGAGGTGGTGCGCCGCCACCAGCCGCTGCTGCTGGTGCTGGGCCGCCCGGGCCTGGCCCATGCCCCGCAGGAAATCATCGTGAGCACGGCCATGGACCTGCTGCGCCAGGCGCAGTTTCCGGTGCTGGTGGTGCCCACCGTGGGCTGGGATGCCTTTCCGCCCCGCCGCCTGCTGCTGGCCGTCGACGGCGAGCCCTTCAACCTGTGCCACAACCAGCGGGTGGTGCAGCGCCTGCTGCAGGCCAACGAAGGCACCCTCGACGTGGTGCACATCACCGATGATGAGCACGGCCGCCCCGACGCCGCCGACCTGCTGCGCAGCATCCGGCAAAACGAATTGGTGGACGAGGGCCCCGAACTGAGCCGCCTGCACGAGCTTAGCCGCCAGCGCATTGCCGGGGGCGTGCTCGAAGAAGCCGCCCGCCAGGAGGCCGACCTGCTGGTGGTGGTGGCCCGGCGCCACAGCCTGCTGGGCAGCCTGTTCCATCGCAGCGTAACAGCCCAGCTGCTGCAGGAAAGCCCCATTCCGGTGCTGCTGCTGCCGGCCCAGGACTAG